A genome region from Mesorhizobium sp. B2-1-8 includes the following:
- a CDS encoding histidine phosphatase family protein translates to MYPLVYIVRHGQTAWNAEFRLQGQADTDLNALGREQATGNGHRLAELVCDPENFDFVASPMRRTRETMERIRTAMKLDPLAYRSDVRLIEVNFGDWQGFTFAELETRSPGASRTRARDKWNFQPPGEGAESYQMLLERVKPCFDEIDRRTICVTHGGVMRTLFRFVLDMPEDEAANLEIPHDRVLKLDGKSLEWL, encoded by the coding sequence ATGTACCCGCTGGTTTATATCGTGCGCCACGGCCAAACCGCGTGGAACGCCGAGTTCCGGCTTCAGGGCCAGGCCGACACCGATCTCAATGCTCTCGGCCGCGAACAGGCGACAGGAAACGGCCATCGGCTGGCCGAACTCGTCTGCGATCCCGAGAATTTCGATTTCGTCGCCAGCCCGATGAGACGCACGCGCGAAACGATGGAACGCATCCGCACCGCCATGAAGCTCGATCCGCTCGCCTATCGAAGCGATGTCAGGCTCATTGAAGTCAATTTCGGTGATTGGCAGGGTTTTACCTTTGCCGAGCTCGAGACGCGGTCTCCCGGGGCAAGCAGGACGCGTGCTCGCGACAAATGGAATTTTCAGCCGCCGGGCGAAGGTGCCGAGAGCTACCAGATGCTGCTTGAGCGGGTAAAGCCTTGCTTCGACGAGATCGACCGCAGGACGATCTGTGTGACACATGGTGGCGTCATGCGCACCCTCTTTCGCTTCGTGCTTGATATGCCCGAGGACGAGGCCGCGAACCTGGAGATACCGCACGATCGCGTGCTCAAACTTGATGGCAAGAGCCTGGAGTGGCTTTAG
- the fabI gene encoding enoyl-ACP reductase FabI, with amino-acid sequence MAGGQGLMAGKRGLILGVANNRSIAYGIAKACVDHGAEIALTYQGEAFKKRVEPLAAELGAFVAGHCDVTDPASLDEVFANVAKHWGKLDFLVHAIAFSDKDELTGRYVETTRDNFLRTMDISVYSFTTIAKRAEALMTEGGSLLTLTYYGAEKVMPHYNVMGVAKAALEASVRYLAVDLGAKKIRVNAISAGPIKTLAASGIGDFRYILKWNEYNSPLKQTVTQEEVGDSGVYFLSDLSRGVTGEVHHVDSGYHVVGMKAVDAPDISTVKD; translated from the coding sequence ATGGCGGGTGGACAGGGCCTGATGGCCGGCAAGCGCGGCCTTATTCTTGGCGTCGCCAATAACAGGTCGATCGCCTATGGCATTGCCAAGGCCTGCGTCGATCACGGCGCCGAGATCGCGCTGACCTATCAGGGCGAAGCCTTCAAGAAACGGGTCGAGCCGCTGGCGGCGGAGCTGGGCGCCTTTGTCGCCGGCCATTGCGACGTCACCGATCCTGCGAGCCTGGACGAGGTTTTTGCCAATGTCGCCAAGCATTGGGGCAAGCTCGATTTCCTCGTCCACGCCATCGCTTTTTCCGACAAGGACGAGTTGACCGGCCGCTATGTCGAGACGACGCGCGACAATTTCCTGCGCACCATGGACATTTCGGTCTATTCCTTCACCACCATCGCCAAGCGCGCCGAAGCGCTGATGACCGAGGGCGGGTCGCTGCTGACGCTGACCTATTACGGCGCCGAGAAGGTGATGCCGCACTATAACGTCATGGGCGTCGCCAAGGCGGCACTCGAGGCCAGCGTGCGTTACCTCGCGGTTGATCTTGGCGCCAAGAAGATCCGCGTCAACGCGATTTCCGCTGGCCCGATCAAGACGCTTGCCGCCTCAGGCATCGGCGATTTTCGCTACATCCTGAAGTGGAACGAATACAATTCGCCGCTGAAACAGACGGTCACGCAGGAAGAAGTCGGCGATTCCGGCGTCTATTTCCTGTCCGACCTGTCGCGTGGCGTCACCGGCGAGGTGCACCATGTCGATTCCGGCTATCACGTCGTCGGCATGAAGGCGGTCGACGCGCCGGATATTTCGACGGTCAAGGATTAG
- a CDS encoding DnaJ C-terminal domain-containing protein, with protein sequence MRDPYEVLGVAKNASAKDIKSAYRKLAKKHHPDQNPNDPKAKDRFAAANQAYEVIGDEKNRAAFDRGEIDADGKPRFQGFEGAAGGGDPFAGFRRQQQGAGGSRFEFRSGRPGGDPFDGNSDIFSQIFGDAFSGARGPGAGDRRQPATSADLNVTLDVTIEEAANAEKVTAMFPDGRKVAVKLPAYVEDGQTIRLKGQGEQGPGQPGDALVKIHIRRHPRYRIEGRDLHADLPVSLADAALGAKVPVETPTGRLAVNVPAWSSSDKVLRLKGRGLPEKAGGHGDLYAHVRIMLPEGGDSALESLLRGQKG encoded by the coding sequence ATGCGCGACCCCTATGAGGTGCTGGGCGTTGCAAAGAACGCATCGGCCAAGGACATAAAATCGGCGTACCGGAAACTCGCCAAGAAGCATCATCCGGACCAGAATCCGAATGATCCCAAGGCGAAGGACCGTTTTGCCGCGGCCAATCAGGCCTATGAGGTCATCGGCGACGAGAAGAACCGCGCCGCTTTCGACCGTGGCGAGATCGACGCCGACGGCAAGCCGCGTTTCCAAGGTTTTGAAGGTGCGGCCGGCGGTGGCGACCCCTTTGCCGGGTTTCGCCGTCAGCAACAGGGCGCCGGCGGCTCGCGATTCGAGTTCCGATCGGGCCGCCCCGGTGGCGATCCTTTCGACGGCAACAGCGACATCTTCAGCCAGATTTTCGGCGACGCCTTCTCCGGCGCACGCGGGCCAGGCGCAGGCGATCGCCGCCAACCGGCGACATCAGCTGACCTGAACGTCACGCTCGACGTCACCATCGAGGAAGCGGCGAACGCCGAGAAGGTAACGGCGATGTTCCCGGATGGCCGCAAGGTTGCGGTCAAGCTGCCGGCCTATGTCGAGGATGGCCAGACCATCCGGTTGAAAGGCCAGGGTGAGCAGGGACCAGGCCAGCCCGGCGATGCACTGGTCAAGATCCACATCCGCCGGCATCCGCGCTACCGCATCGAAGGTCGCGACCTGCACGCCGATCTTCCGGTTTCGCTGGCCGATGCGGCGCTGGGCGCTAAGGTGCCGGTCGAGACGCCGACCGGCAGGCTCGCGGTCAACGTGCCTGCCTGGTCGAGCTCGGACAAGGTCCTGCGGCTCAAGGGCAGGGGCTTGCCGGAGAAAGCCGGCGGCCATGGCGATCTCTATGCCCATGTGCGCATCATGCTGCCGGAAGGCGGCGACAGTGCATTGGAATCGCTGTTGCGCGGCCAAAAAGGCTGA
- a CDS encoding RT0821/Lpp0805 family surface protein: protein MSRIAQAFDSRQWGVIASASARAAIVAIVLPLAGCGAGGFSLDKAEVDRSILTSSTSASVRPADSDRDSDQTTIGNAVSSVDIEQLGGQAVPWANTGTGSRGSITELAELKDSGQTCRRFKASRESFDGVAMFEGELCLASAGGWRMQGFKAL from the coding sequence TTGTCGCGTATCGCGCAAGCTTTTGACAGCAGGCAATGGGGCGTTATCGCTTCGGCCAGCGCGAGAGCGGCGATCGTGGCAATCGTCCTGCCGCTTGCCGGCTGCGGTGCTGGGGGTTTCAGCCTGGACAAGGCCGAAGTCGATCGTTCGATCCTGACCAGCAGCACATCGGCTTCGGTCAGGCCGGCCGATTCGGATCGCGACTCCGACCAGACGACGATCGGCAATGCGGTGTCGTCCGTCGACATCGAGCAGCTCGGGGGCCAAGCCGTGCCCTGGGCGAACACCGGCACCGGCTCGCGCGGCTCCATCACGGAACTGGCGGAATTGAAGGACAGCGGCCAGACCTGCCGCCGCTTCAAGGCTTCGCGCGAAAGCTTTGACGGCGTTGCCATGTTCGAGGGCGAACTCTGTCTTGCCAGTGCCGGCGGCTGGCGTATGCAGGGCTTCAAGGCACTCTGA
- the pdxH gene encoding pyridoxamine 5'-phosphate oxidase — MSDAALTTSDFTDAAEPFRLFAAWLDDATKSEINDANGVALATVDAEGMPDVRMVLLKGFDESGFVFYTNFESAKGQEILGSMKAAMCFHWKSLRRQVRVRGPVEIVSDAEADSYYATRPRGSRIGAWASKQSRPLESRFALEKAVAEYTARYAIGEIPRPKHWSGFRIVPKTIEFWHDRPFRLHDRVVFSRDAKGGWDKTRLYP; from the coding sequence ATGAGTGATGCAGCGTTAACAACCAGTGACTTTACTGATGCGGCCGAGCCGTTTCGCCTCTTCGCCGCATGGCTGGACGACGCCACCAAGAGCGAAATCAACGATGCCAACGGCGTGGCGCTGGCGACCGTCGATGCCGAGGGCATGCCGGACGTGCGGATGGTGCTGCTCAAGGGGTTCGATGAAAGCGGCTTTGTGTTCTACACGAATTTCGAGAGCGCCAAGGGCCAGGAGATTCTAGGCAGCATGAAGGCGGCGATGTGTTTCCACTGGAAATCGCTGCGCCGCCAGGTCCGCGTCCGCGGTCCGGTGGAAATCGTCAGCGACGCCGAAGCCGACAGCTATTACGCGACGCGGCCACGCGGCAGCCGCATCGGCGCCTGGGCGTCGAAGCAGTCGCGACCGTTGGAAAGCCGCTTCGCGCTGGAAAAGGCGGTCGCCGAATACACGGCCCGTTACGCCATCGGCGAGATCCCGCGACCGAAACATTGGTCGGGCTTCCGCATCGTACCGAAGACGATCGAGTTCTGGCATGACAGGCCGTTCCGGCTGCATGACCGGGTGGTCTTTTCCCGCGATGCAAAAGGCGGCTGGGATAAGACGCGGCTTTATCCCTGA
- a CDS encoding crotonase/enoyl-CoA hydratase family protein has translation MTDHILVERQGAIQIIRMNRPDKKNALTRAMYAKMSAALAEGDADPAVRVHVFLGVPGAFSSGNDLADFMIVATGGDGGTEVWDFLLALARVEKPIVSGVDGIAVGIGTTINLHCDLTFATPRTVFRTPFVDLGLVPEAGSSLLVPRILGQQGAFALLGLGEGFSAERAKAAGLIYEVVEEGALEASVLSAAGQIAAKPPQALKIARDLMRGSRDDLVARIGVESEHFRERLKSDEARAALTAFMTRKKG, from the coding sequence GTGACAGACCACATCCTCGTCGAGCGCCAGGGCGCCATCCAGATCATCCGCATGAACCGCCCGGACAAGAAGAATGCGCTGACGCGCGCCATGTATGCCAAGATGTCGGCGGCCCTTGCCGAAGGCGACGCCGATCCGGCGGTCCGCGTCCATGTCTTTCTCGGCGTGCCCGGCGCCTTCTCATCCGGCAACGACCTTGCCGATTTCATGATCGTGGCCACCGGCGGCGATGGCGGCACGGAGGTCTGGGATTTCCTGCTGGCGTTGGCCCGTGTCGAAAAGCCCATCGTCTCTGGCGTCGACGGCATCGCGGTCGGCATCGGAACCACGATCAACCTGCATTGCGACCTGACCTTCGCCACGCCACGCACGGTGTTCCGCACGCCCTTCGTCGATCTCGGCCTCGTGCCGGAGGCTGGATCGAGCCTTTTGGTGCCGCGCATCCTGGGTCAGCAGGGCGCTTTCGCCCTTCTCGGCCTAGGCGAAGGCTTCTCGGCCGAGCGCGCGAAGGCCGCCGGGCTGATCTACGAGGTGGTCGAGGAGGGCGCTCTGGAGGCCTCGGTGCTGTCGGCAGCCGGCCAGATCGCGGCCAAGCCGCCGCAGGCGCTCAAGATCGCGCGCGACCTGATGCGTGGCTCACGCGACGATCTGGTCGCCCGCATCGGGGTGGAAAGCGAGCATTTCCGCGAGCGGCTGAAGTCCGACGAGGCGCGTGCCGCGCTCACCGCCTTCATGACCAGGAAAAAGGGCTGA
- a CDS encoding acyl-CoA dehydrogenase, with amino-acid sequence MYRAPVEDIAFTLKHVAGMKSALDAGAFGDLGEDLVDAVLGEAGRFATEEVAPLYKIGDEQGAVLKDAAVTTPPGWKELYRRWIDGGWNALSGPEEYGGQALPTMLGVAALEMWNSAAMAFGIGPTLTMGAVEALDKHASEELKAKYLAKLVSGEWMGTMNLTEPQAGSDLAALRARAEPAGDGTYRIFGQKIFITYGEHDFTDNIVHLVLARLPDAPAGTRGISLFLVPKFLVGDDGTLGARNDVFCSGLEHKLGIHASPTCTMIYGDGFQGAKPGAIGWLIGEENKGLSCMFTMMNNARLCVGMQGVAVAEAATQKAIAYANDRRQGKAANFGGAGMAPIVHHPDVQRNLLTMKALTQIARAISYSCAHAIDLARVSSGDEAAHWRDRANLLTPLAKAFSTDVGVEVASLGVQVHGGMGFIEETGAAALYRDARIAPIYEGTNGIQAIDLVMRKLPLGGGEHVHGYIDELAGIANAVRTSNLEGFGRTADALDQALSNLRQATRFLQKLSADGETDKALAGATPYLRLISLAAGGAYLARAALADQGRIALCRFFAENLLGEVSALKERVIDGAESLAAAGKALISA; translated from the coding sequence ATGTATCGGGCACCGGTCGAGGATATCGCGTTCACCCTGAAGCACGTGGCCGGCATGAAATCGGCCCTCGATGCCGGAGCGTTCGGCGATCTCGGCGAGGATCTGGTCGATGCCGTCCTTGGCGAGGCAGGCCGTTTCGCCACCGAGGAGGTGGCACCCCTTTACAAGATCGGCGACGAACAAGGCGCCGTGTTGAAAGATGCCGCGGTCACCACGCCGCCGGGCTGGAAGGAACTCTATCGCCGCTGGATCGATGGCGGCTGGAACGCGCTTTCCGGGCCTGAGGAATATGGCGGCCAGGCGTTGCCGACCATGCTCGGCGTCGCCGCGCTCGAAATGTGGAATTCGGCTGCCATGGCGTTCGGCATCGGCCCGACGCTGACCATGGGCGCGGTCGAAGCGCTGGACAAGCACGCCTCCGAGGAACTCAAGGCCAAATATCTGGCAAAGCTCGTCTCCGGCGAATGGATGGGCACGATGAACCTGACCGAGCCGCAGGCCGGCTCCGACCTCGCCGCCCTGCGCGCCCGCGCCGAGCCGGCCGGCGACGGCACCTACCGCATCTTCGGCCAGAAGATTTTCATCACCTATGGCGAGCACGATTTCACCGACAACATCGTCCATCTGGTGCTGGCGCGGCTGCCCGATGCGCCGGCCGGAACGCGCGGCATCTCGCTGTTCCTGGTGCCGAAATTCCTGGTCGGCGACGATGGCACGCTGGGCGCCCGCAACGACGTCTTCTGTTCCGGCCTCGAGCACAAGCTCGGTATCCATGCCTCGCCGACCTGCACCATGATCTATGGCGATGGTTTCCAGGGCGCCAAGCCGGGCGCCATCGGCTGGCTGATCGGCGAAGAGAACAAGGGCCTCTCCTGCATGTTCACCATGATGAACAATGCGCGGCTTTGCGTCGGCATGCAGGGCGTCGCTGTCGCGGAAGCCGCGACCCAGAAAGCGATCGCCTATGCCAATGACCGGCGTCAGGGCAAGGCGGCAAACTTTGGTGGCGCCGGCATGGCGCCGATCGTCCATCACCCGGACGTGCAGCGCAATCTTCTGACGATGAAGGCGCTGACACAGATCGCCCGCGCCATCAGCTATTCCTGCGCCCACGCCATCGATCTCGCGCGCGTGTCGTCCGGTGACGAGGCGGCGCATTGGCGCGACCGTGCCAATCTCTTGACGCCGCTCGCCAAGGCGTTTTCCACCGATGTCGGCGTGGAAGTCGCCTCGCTTGGCGTCCAGGTGCATGGCGGCATGGGCTTCATCGAGGAAACCGGTGCGGCCGCGCTCTACCGCGACGCCCGCATCGCGCCGATCTATGAGGGCACCAACGGCATCCAGGCGATCGATCTGGTGATGCGCAAGCTGCCGCTCGGTGGCGGCGAGCACGTGCATGGCTATATCGACGAACTGGCTGGTATCGCCAATGCGGTGCGAACGTCGAACCTCGAAGGTTTTGGCCGCACCGCCGATGCTCTCGATCAGGCGCTCTCCAATTTGAGGCAAGCAACGCGCTTCCTGCAGAAATTGTCGGCTGATGGAGAAACGGACAAGGCGCTGGCTGGCGCCACGCCGTATCTGCGGCTGATCTCGCTTGCCGCCGGCGGCGCCTATCTGGCGCGGGCCGCTCTTGCCGACCAGGGCCGCATCGCGCTTTGCCGCTTCTTCGCCGAAAACCTGCTTGGCGAAGTCAGCGCTTTGAAGGAGCGCGTCATCGACGGCGCCGAAAGCCTGGCTGCTGCCGGCAAGGCACTGATTTCCGCCTGA
- a CDS encoding DUF1778 domain-containing protein — protein MLISASALQRARCGKSLRLTRLNFSRSAGGKCWAGKDMMPNKQAAIARAQSALPSTGEAAVMRLSIEDQIALAEAILNPPEPNEALRAAANAYKRLVVDSR, from the coding sequence TTGCTCATCAGCGCAAGCGCGCTGCAGAGGGCACGCTGCGGCAAGAGCCTGCGCCTGACCCGTTTGAATTTCAGCCGTTCAGCCGGCGGTAAATGCTGGGCCGGAAAAGACATGATGCCAAACAAGCAGGCCGCTATTGCCCGTGCCCAATCAGCGCTGCCCTCCACTGGCGAGGCCGCAGTCATGCGCCTTTCAATCGAGGATCAGATCGCCTTGGCGGAGGCGATTTTGAATCCGCCCGAACCGAATGAAGCGCTGCGCGCAGCCGCCAATGCTTACAAACGGCTCGTCGTGGATTCCCGATAA
- a CDS encoding glycoside hydrolase family 25 protein has protein sequence MALSMAAKASDFSEPWKSADRALVVDAYEYNSIDWAQLATDKRVVAFINKASDGMPPPYFCFGSDADVKLCKALWKRHAVTRELFQTRRVVAKALGMKWGAYHLARPGNPVEQANNFLDLADPAPDDLMALDIEGVDPSQWMSLDDAEEFARQVHRRVGRFPVLYTNGKTAQYIADNRYKYRLLSRLPLWYARYKPDIDVHFPMGNWQGYTLWQFSAQANCGRFRCPYRVAGTPNNIDVNVAPTDAGTLRQQWPFGGLIDVPSDYLASVPVPLSREAALAGKATIIYADVATPPTFEEMAAVIGSRWSKFRDGFRMPVVKTVPRRPGFGIVQYVAWKRAGQRSPEQLDAAFAAAADPLSTASTELDRSHR, from the coding sequence ATGGCGCTGTCGATGGCGGCAAAAGCTTCGGACTTCTCCGAGCCATGGAAGAGCGCCGACCGCGCGCTCGTCGTCGACGCCTACGAGTACAATTCCATCGACTGGGCGCAACTTGCCACGGACAAGCGCGTCGTCGCCTTCATCAACAAGGCGTCCGACGGCATGCCGCCGCCCTATTTCTGTTTCGGAAGCGACGCCGATGTAAAGCTTTGCAAGGCGCTGTGGAAACGCCATGCGGTGACGCGCGAATTGTTCCAGACACGCAGGGTCGTTGCCAAGGCGCTCGGCATGAAATGGGGCGCCTATCACCTCGCCCGTCCTGGCAATCCGGTCGAGCAGGCCAACAATTTCCTCGATCTCGCCGACCCCGCGCCTGACGATCTCATGGCCCTCGACATCGAAGGCGTCGATCCTTCGCAATGGATGTCGCTCGACGACGCCGAGGAGTTCGCGCGTCAGGTGCATCGGCGCGTCGGCCGCTTCCCGGTGCTCTACACCAACGGCAAGACCGCCCAGTACATCGCCGACAACCGCTACAAATACCGGCTCCTGTCGCGGCTGCCGCTTTGGTACGCGCGCTACAAGCCTGACATCGACGTGCATTTTCCGATGGGCAACTGGCAGGGCTATACACTCTGGCAGTTCTCGGCGCAGGCCAATTGCGGCCGCTTCCGTTGCCCCTACAGGGTTGCCGGCACGCCCAACAATATCGACGTCAACGTAGCACCCACGGATGCCGGCACGCTGCGCCAGCAATGGCCTTTTGGCGGGCTGATCGACGTGCCGTCCGACTATCTTGCCAGCGTGCCGGTGCCGCTCTCGCGGGAAGCCGCACTGGCCGGCAAGGCGACCATCATCTATGCCGATGTGGCGACGCCGCCGACATTCGAGGAAATGGCCGCCGTGATCGGTTCGCGCTGGTCGAAATTTCGCGACGGGTTCCGTATGCCTGTCGTAAAGACCGTGCCGCGACGGCCCGGCTTCGGCATTGTCCAATATGTCGCCTGGAAGCGGGCCGGGCAGCGCTCGCCCGAACAGCTCGACGCCGCCTTTGCCGCGGCCGCCGACCCGCTGAGCACGGCCTCGACCGAACTCGATCGTAGCCACCGGTAA
- the purD gene encoding phosphoribosylamine--glycine ligase: protein MNVLLLGSGGREHALGWKIAASPLLTKLYAAPGNPGIGSEAELVKLDIAHHGAVAAFCREKKIDLVVVGPEGPLVAGIADDLRAENIRVFGPSKAAARLEGSKGFTKDLCARYNIPTAAYGRFGDLASAKAYVEKTGAPIVIKADGLAAGKGVTVAMTMAEAQAALDACFDGSFGAAGAEVVIEEFMTGEEASFFCLCDGTTALPFGTAQDHKRVGDGDVGPNTGGMGAYSPAPVMTPDMIERTMREIIEPTMRGMAASGAPFAGILFAGLMITENGPKLIEYNTRFGDPECQVLMMRLKDDLLVLLNAAVDGQLAHTSVRWRDEAALTVVMAARGYPGTPEKGSVIRGVEDAGGEGVEIFHAGTAINGGALVANGGRVLNVTATGATVGEAQARVYAALDRIDWPDGFCRRDIGWQAVAREQAG from the coding sequence ATGAACGTTCTTCTTCTCGGCTCCGGCGGCCGCGAACATGCGCTGGGCTGGAAGATCGCCGCTTCGCCGCTGCTGACCAAGCTCTACGCGGCGCCCGGCAATCCGGGCATCGGCAGCGAGGCCGAACTGGTGAAGCTGGATATTGCCCATCACGGCGCCGTAGCCGCCTTCTGCCGCGAGAAAAAAATCGATCTCGTCGTGGTTGGCCCGGAAGGGCCGCTGGTCGCCGGCATTGCCGATGATCTGCGCGCCGAAAACATCCGCGTCTTCGGGCCTTCGAAGGCCGCCGCGCGGCTGGAAGGCTCTAAGGGTTTTACCAAGGATCTCTGCGCCCGGTATAACATCCCGACCGCCGCCTATGGCCGGTTCGGCGACCTGGCCTCCGCCAAGGCCTATGTCGAGAAGACCGGCGCGCCGATCGTCATCAAGGCCGACGGGCTCGCAGCCGGCAAGGGCGTCACCGTCGCCATGACGATGGCTGAAGCACAGGCGGCACTCGATGCCTGTTTCGATGGATCGTTCGGTGCCGCCGGCGCGGAGGTGGTGATCGAGGAATTCATGACCGGCGAGGAGGCGAGCTTCTTCTGCCTCTGTGACGGCACGACGGCGCTTCCCTTCGGCACCGCGCAGGACCACAAGCGCGTCGGCGACGGCGACGTCGGCCCCAACACAGGCGGCATGGGCGCCTATTCGCCGGCCCCGGTGATGACGCCTGACATGATCGAGCGCACCATGCGCGAGATCATCGAGCCGACCATGCGCGGCATGGCTGCATCAGGCGCGCCGTTCGCCGGCATTCTGTTCGCCGGGCTGATGATCACGGAAAACGGACCGAAGCTGATCGAATACAACACCCGTTTCGGCGATCCGGAATGCCAGGTGCTGATGATGCGGCTGAAGGACGATCTTCTGGTGCTGCTCAACGCCGCCGTCGACGGCCAGCTTGCGCATACCTCCGTGCGCTGGCGCGACGAGGCGGCGCTGACCGTTGTGATGGCGGCGAGGGGCTATCCCGGTACACCGGAGAAAGGCTCCGTCATCCGCGGCGTCGAGGACGCCGGGGGCGAAGGCGTCGAGATTTTCCATGCCGGTACCGCCATCAATGGCGGCGCGCTGGTTGCCAATGGCGGTCGTGTGCTCAACGTCACGGCGACCGGCGCCACGGTCGGCGAGGCGCAGGCGCGGGTCTATGCCGCGCTCGACCGCATAGACTGGCCGGACGGGTTCTGCCGCCGTGACATCGGCTGGCAGGCCGTGGCGCGCGAGCAGGCAGGCTGA
- a CDS encoding phytanoyl-CoA dioxygenase family protein, with protein MASQTATRAIDTEIIDAQTIADYQRDGAVCIRGAFKGWVETIATGIERNMQNRSATASDIANGRGSFFDDYCNWERIPEFVKLVRESPAARLAAAVMRSRTAQFFHDHVLVKEPGTQKPTPWHQDIPYYFVDGQQTVSFWIPIDPVKEATLRLIAGSHKWDKMILPVRWLDDGNFYAAEGDYRPVPDPDKDPSMKVLEWEMEPGDAILFDFRTAHGARGNMTAARRRALSLRWVGDDAHYVERPGRTSPPYHGHGMQPGQKLREDWFPVVHQG; from the coding sequence ATGGCTTCCCAAACCGCTACACGGGCAATCGACACCGAAATCATCGATGCGCAGACAATCGCCGACTACCAGCGTGACGGCGCGGTCTGCATCCGTGGCGCCTTCAAGGGCTGGGTCGAGACGATTGCCACCGGCATCGAGCGCAACATGCAGAACCGCAGCGCCACGGCGTCCGACATCGCCAATGGCCGCGGCAGTTTCTTCGACGATTACTGCAATTGGGAGCGCATCCCCGAATTCGTCAAGCTGGTGCGCGAATCGCCTGCTGCGCGACTGGCAGCCGCGGTGATGCGGTCGCGCACCGCGCAGTTCTTCCACGACCATGTCCTGGTCAAGGAACCTGGTACGCAGAAGCCGACGCCGTGGCACCAGGACATCCCCTACTATTTTGTCGACGGCCAGCAGACGGTGAGCTTCTGGATTCCAATCGATCCGGTGAAGGAGGCGACGCTGCGCCTGATCGCCGGCTCCCACAAATGGGACAAGATGATCCTGCCGGTACGCTGGCTGGACGACGGCAATTTCTACGCCGCCGAAGGCGATTATCGTCCGGTGCCGGATCCCGACAAGGATCCATCGATGAAGGTTCTCGAATGGGAGATGGAGCCGGGCGACGCCATCCTGTTCGACTTCAGGACGGCGCACGGCGCGCGCGGCAATATGACCGCGGCACGGCGCCGGGCGCTGTCGCTGCGCTGGGTCGGCGACGATGCCCATTATGTCGAGCGGCCGGGCCGCACCTCGCCGCCCTACCATGGCCATGGCATGCAGCCGGGGCAGAAGCTGCGCGAGGATTGGTTTCCGGTGGTCCACCAGGGCTGA
- a CDS encoding LysR family transcriptional regulator — MSLTLTQLRYLIAVARHGSVTGAARALNISQPSISVAIDAIEKDFDQKLFVRQRGSGVSLTSFGRVAVAKARQVLAETDELLGLGKVNSAIGGELVLGCFEDLAPYFAPGLIRAFSERHPAVAVIIRDETFETLGRRLADAAVDLGLSYDLGLPSHFARILLHELRPHALLPAGHALANRPEVSLADLAAYPLITTDQPHSWQHMLDLFRSRGLSPVADMRTSSFELQRSMVANGFGVAVSYTRPHGDHSYDGLRLVCKPLSDPLPMQRIILTHDTHQRVSNAALAFIEVAKVWFSTRDIFTS, encoded by the coding sequence ATGAGTCTGACGCTCACGCAATTGCGCTATCTCATCGCCGTCGCCCGCCATGGCAGTGTCACGGGCGCGGCCCGGGCGCTGAACATTTCGCAGCCGTCGATTTCGGTGGCGATCGATGCCATCGAAAAGGATTTCGACCAGAAACTGTTCGTGCGCCAGCGGGGAAGCGGTGTTTCGCTCACCTCCTTCGGTCGTGTCGCCGTGGCAAAGGCCAGACAGGTTCTTGCCGAGACGGACGAACTCCTGGGCCTGGGGAAGGTCAACTCGGCGATCGGCGGCGAACTGGTGCTCGGTTGCTTCGAGGATCTGGCGCCCTATTTCGCGCCGGGCCTCATCCGCGCCTTTTCCGAACGCCATCCGGCGGTCGCCGTCATCATCCGCGACGAGACGTTCGAGACGCTCGGGCGACGCCTGGCGGACGCCGCCGTCGATCTCGGCCTTAGCTACGATCTCGGCCTGCCGTCGCATTTCGCCCGCATCCTGCTGCATGAGCTGCGGCCGCATGCGCTGTTGCCGGCGGGCCATGCACTGGCGAACCGCCCCGAGGTCAGCCTGGCGGATCTGGCCGCCTACCCGCTGATCACGACCGACCAGCCGCATAGCTGGCAGCATATGCTCGACCTGTTTCGCAGCCGTGGCCTGTCGCCCGTCGCCGACATGCGTACAAGCTCCTTCGAACTCCAGCGCAGCATGGTGGCCAACGGCTTCGGCGTCGCGGTCAGCTATACCCGCCCGCATGGCGACCACAGCTATGACGGCTTGCGCCTCGTCTGCAAACCGCTGTCGGATCCGCTGCCCATGCAGCGCATCATCCTCACCCACGATACGCATCAGCGCGTGTCGAATGCGGCGCTGGCTTTCATCGAGGTGGCGAAAGTCTGGTTTTCCACACGCGACATCTTCACCTCCTGA